A stretch of Gorilla gorilla gorilla isolate KB3781 chromosome 9, NHGRI_mGorGor1-v2.1_pri, whole genome shotgun sequence DNA encodes these proteins:
- the KCNJ5 gene encoding G protein-activated inward rectifier potassium channel 4: MAGDSRNAMNQDMEIGVTPWDPKKIPKQARDYVPIATDRTRLLAEGKKPRQRYMEKSGKCNVHHGNVQETYRYLSDLFTTLVDLKWRFNLLVFTMVYTVTWLFFGFIWWLIAYIRGDLDHVGDQEWIPCVENLSGFVSAFLFSIETETTIGYGFRVITEKCPEGIILLLVQAILGSIVNAFMVGCMFVKISQPKKRAETLMFSNNAVISMRDEKLCLMFRVGDLRNSHIVEASIRAKLIKSRQTKEGEFIPLNQTDINVGFDTGDDRLFLVSPLIISHEINEKSPFWEMSQAQLHQEEFEVVVILEGMVEATGMTCQARSSYMDTEVLWGHRFTPVLTLEKGFYEVDYNTFHDTYETNTPSCCAKELAEMKREGRLLQYLPSPPLLGGCAEAGLDAEAEQNEEDEPKGLGGSREARGSV, from the exons ATGGCTGGCGATTCTAGGAATGCCATGAACCAGGACATGGAGATTGGAGTCACTCCCTGGGACCCCAAGAAGATTCCAAAACAGGCCCGCGATTATGTCCCCATTGCCACAGACCGTACGCGCCTGCTGGCCGAGGGCAAGAAGCCACGCCAGCGCTACATGGAGAAGAGCGGCAAGTGCAACGTGCACCACGGCAACGTCCAGGAGACCTACCGGTACCTGAGTGACCTCTTCACCACCCTGGTGGACCTCAAGTGGCGCTTCAACTTGCTCGTCTTCACCATGGTTTACACTGTCACCTGGCTGTTCTTCGGCTTCATTTGGTGGCTCATTGCTTATATCCGGGGTGACCTGGACCATGTTGGCGACCAAGAGTGGATTCCTTGTGTTGAAAACCTCAGTGGCTTCGTGTCCGCTTTCCTGTTCTCCATTGAGACCGAAACAACCATTGGGTATGGCTTCCGAGTCATCACAGAGAAGTGTCCAGAGGGGATTATACTCCTCTTGGTCCAGGCCATCCTGGGCTCCATCGTCAATGCCTTTATGGTGGGGTGCATGTTTGTCAAGATCAGCCAGCCCAAGAAGAGAGCGGAGACCCTCATGTTTTCCAACAACGCAGTCATCTCCATGCGGGACGAGAAGCTGTGCCTCATGTTCCGGGTGGGTGACCTCCGCAACTCCCATATTGTGGAGGCCTCCATCCGGGCCAAGCTCATCAAGTCCCGGCAGACCAAAGAGGGGGAGTTCATCCCCCTGAACCAGACAGACATCAACGTGGGCTTTGACACGGGCGACGACCGCCTCTTCCTGGTGTCTCCTCTGATCATCTCCCACGAGATCAACGAGAAGAGCCCTTTCTGGGAGATGTCTCAGGCTCAGCTGCATCAGGAAGAGTTTGAAGTCGTGGTCATTCTAGAAGGGATGGTGGAAGCCACAG GCATGACCTGCCAAGCCCGGAGCTCCTACATGGATACAGAGGTGCTCTGGGGCCACCGATTCACACCAGTCCTCACCTTGGAAAAGGGCTTCTATGAGGTGGACTACAACACCTTCCATGATACCTATGAGACCAACACACCCAGCTGCTGTGCCAAGGAGCTGGCAGAAATGAAGAGGGAAGGCCGGCTCCTCCAGTacctccccagccccccactgCTGGGGGGCTGTGCTGAGGCAGGGCTGGATGCAGAGGCTGAGCAGAATGAAGAAGATGAGCCCAAGGGGCTGGGTGGGTCCAGGGAGGCCAGGGGCTCGGTGTGA